CCACCCCGGTGGCCCGGCCGCCGTCGACCAGGACCCGGCGGGCGTCGGCCCCGACGACCAGCCGGGCCCCGGCCGCGGCGGCGTCCTCCAGGTAGGTGACCAGGGTCGACTGCTTGGCGCGGTGGCGGCAGCCGAACCCGCACCAGCCGCAGCCGGCGTCCTGGGGGCAGCCGCGGACGTTGCGGGGCAGCGGGCCGGCGGGCCAGCCGAGCCGCTCCAGGCCGTCGGCCAGCAGCCGGTCGCGGGCGCCGGGGCGGCTCTGGGCCTCGGTGACCCCGAGCCGGCCGGCCACCGCCTCCAGCGAGGCGGCGACCTCGCCGGAGACGAAGGCGTCCACGCCCGACACCGCCGCCCACTCGGCCAGCACCGCCGGCGGGGTCGGGAACGAGGTCGAGTAGTTGACGGTCGTGCCCCCGCCCAGCGTCGACCCGGCCAGGATCCGGCAGGCCAGGTCGTCGGTGGTCAGGGTGAGGCCGTACAGGTACAGGTCGCGGTAGGCGTCGCCCTCCTCGTGGGTGAAGTCGCGCTCGGCCGCATACCCGCCCTTCTCGAGCACGACCACGTCCAGGCCGGCCCCGGCCAGCTCGGCCGCGGCCACGCCCCCGCCGGCGCCCGAGCCGACCACGACCACGTCACAGGCCAGCTCCTCGTCGCCGTCAAGGCGCCGCGGCTCCAGGCGCCGGGGGACGTCGGGGGCGGGGCCGAGCGGCCCCGGGTAGCCGGTGGCGTCGCGGGCCGGGCCGGGCCAGGCGTAGGCGGCCAGCAGGGTGATCGGGGTGATGGCGGCGGCCAGCCGCCGCCGCAGGGGGAGCCGGGCCGCCGCCCAGCGCCGCACCACCGCCTCGGCCGCGGCCGGGTCGAGCCCGGGCAGCGGCGCCGGCCGGCCGGTGAGGGCGAGGGCGCCGGCCCGCGACCCGAGCGCCCGCAGCACGCCGAGGAGCTGCTCGCGGTCCCGCCGGCTCGCCGTCCGCCCCAGGATCTCCAGCATCCGGCCGGGCACGGCCGGGTCGAAGGCCTCGCCGAGGATCCCGGCGGCCAGCGCGGCCAGGACGGCCTCCTGCCGGGACCCGGCCCTCGTAACCCGCGCAGTGGACGTCACGTCAAGGTTTGTACACCTAGTGGTTCAATGCCTGCGCAACCATCTGCGAGCAAGGAGGCCGGCGACGGCGGCGGTCGAGCTCAGCGGCGTGTACCGGCGCTTCGGGCGCACCATGGTGCTCGCCGGCCTCGACCTGCGC
Above is a genomic segment from Actinomycetota bacterium containing:
- a CDS encoding GMC family oxidoreductase, with the protein product MTSTARVTRAGSRQEAVLAALAAGILGEAFDPAVPGRMLEILGRTASRRDREQLLGVLRALGSRAGALALTGRPAPLPGLDPAAAEAVVRRWAAARLPLRRRLAAAITPITLLAAYAWPGPARDATGYPGPLGPAPDVPRRLEPRRLDGDEELACDVVVVGSGAGGGVAAAELAGAGLDVVVLEKGGYAAERDFTHEEGDAYRDLYLYGLTLTTDDLACRILAGSTLGGGTTVNYSTSFPTPPAVLAEWAAVSGVDAFVSGEVAASLEAVAGRLGVTEAQSRPGARDRLLADGLERLGWPAGPLPRNVRGCPQDAGCGWCGFGCRHRAKQSTLVTYLEDAAAAGARLVVGADARRVLVDGGRATGVEAVAGRHRLVVRARAVVAAAGAIETPALLLRSGLGGQVGRHLRLHPGTAAIGSFEEPVRWWEGTLQARWSAALRERLGPYAPIFETVPVHPGTAAVALPWQSAAAHRALMERSANLSLVAVLCRDSGAGRVRVDRDGAPRVRWRLGAADEARMAAGLAAAGEVLAAAGAAEVFSLHRRRFAFRPGSPAAHRAWAEATRQAGFSGGRATLASYHQMGSCRIGADPATSAVGPDHQAHEVEGLFVADASLFPTASGVNPMLSVMALAHRAAAKVAARLA